One genomic window of Candidatus Nezhaarchaeales archaeon includes the following:
- the rsmA gene encoding 16S rRNA (adenine(1518)-N(6)/adenine(1519)-N(6))-dimethyltransferase RsmA, with amino-acid sequence MYGIRPRRKYGQNFIVKRTFLERMVNYADLDDNDVVLEVGAGFGILTEIMAKKAGKVIAVEKDPKIIKALQDRLRDFNNVEIVHGDVLKVNLPTYNKVCANPPYSISSKLLFKLLEEKPETIILTLQKEFVDRLIAAPGTKEYGRISIMVNYKATVKVLEYVPREYFYPKPKVDSALVEVRALREPVVKVADERFFTLLVRELFTQRNKTLKKALRLALHNLNARYEIPASLTYILSKRIYELTLEDCALITNELLSMREYPS; translated from the coding sequence GTGTATGGGATTAGGCCAAGGAGGAAATATGGACAAAACTTTATTGTAAAGCGTACATTTTTAGAGCGTATGGTGAATTATGCTGACCTTGACGATAATGATGTAGTACTTGAAGTGGGAGCTGGGTTCGGTATCTTAACGGAGATAATGGCAAAAAAAGCTGGTAAGGTCATAGCCGTAGAAAAAGATCCGAAGATTATTAAAGCGCTTCAAGACCGGTTAAGAGATTTTAACAACGTGGAAATCGTTCATGGTGACGTACTTAAGGTAAATCTACCAACCTACAATAAGGTATGCGCTAACCCTCCTTATTCCATATCGTCAAAACTCCTTTTTAAACTTCTTGAGGAAAAACCTGAAACAATAATTTTAACCCTTCAGAAGGAGTTTGTTGATAGGTTAATCGCTGCTCCAGGAACCAAGGAATATGGAAGGATAAGTATCATGGTTAATTATAAGGCTACGGTAAAAGTGCTTGAATATGTTCCACGTGAGTATTTTTATCCTAAGCCCAAAGTGGATTCCGCCTTAGTGGAGGTTCGAGCACTCCGTGAACCAGTGGTTAAAGTCGCTGATGAAAGGTTTTTCACTCTTCTTGTTCGTGAACTTTTCACTCAGCGTAACAAAACGTTGAAGAAGGCTCTTCGATTAGCGCTTCATAACTTAAATGCGCGATACGAGATACCAGCATCATTAACGTATATTTTAAGCAAAAGGATCTACGAATTAACGCTGGAGGATTGCGCTTTAATAACTAACGAGCTACTTAGCATGAGGGAATATCCTTCTTAG
- a CDS encoding tRNA pseudouridine(54/55) synthase Pus10 — MDVLDLALKLVSEYPFCDDCLGRNFSGLMKGINSADIGRSLKTMLALTGSHLILKGQEHEGMEVFKALARSGFGPAQNMLGGEAVKAEACFICENKLSKLNAIVEKVAEELRKYEFNSFLVGSRIPGRMCEREDVIRSRFAINAGVSIKIEVNRLLRKLVSEKIGKKVEFRDPEAITLVNLEDFSVTVLTSPVFIYGRYRKFEKGIPQNKWYCSRCYGLGCEACNWTGKLYSISIEELVAEPLRQLFDGVEAKFHGAGREDVDVRVLGNGRPFIVEVKQPKKRFLNLEGVAKKINEGAGGKIEVFNLRFSSRSEVRRLKVMAKVTEKSYVAIVRLEKPISENEVRVLEQELSGTFIRQRTPLRVLHRRADKVRVKKVHEFKVGEQNDKELKLNIRCQGGLYVKEFITGDEGRTEPSVAEKLKQKVEVVDLYVVDVKEAL; from the coding sequence ATGGACGTTTTAGACTTAGCACTTAAGTTAGTATCTGAATATCCCTTTTGCGATGATTGTTTAGGTAGAAATTTTTCCGGTCTTATGAAGGGTATTAACTCCGCAGACATAGGTCGCTCGTTAAAGACCATGTTAGCCCTTACTGGAAGCCATTTGATACTTAAAGGACAAGAACATGAAGGTATGGAAGTATTTAAAGCGTTAGCTCGAAGCGGGTTTGGCCCGGCTCAAAACATGTTAGGGGGGGAGGCCGTTAAAGCTGAGGCTTGCTTTATATGCGAAAATAAACTATCCAAGCTTAATGCGATCGTCGAAAAAGTAGCGGAAGAGTTAAGGAAGTACGAGTTTAATAGCTTCTTAGTTGGGTCAAGGATCCCTGGAAGGATGTGTGAGCGCGAAGATGTCATTAGGTCTAGGTTTGCTATAAACGCTGGCGTGTCGATCAAAATTGAGGTTAATAGGTTACTTAGAAAACTAGTTTCGGAGAAAATAGGGAAAAAAGTGGAATTCCGGGACCCTGAAGCTATCACGCTCGTGAATCTTGAGGACTTCAGCGTAACGGTATTAACGTCACCGGTCTTTATATATGGAAGGTACAGGAAGTTTGAGAAGGGTATACCTCAAAATAAGTGGTATTGTTCTCGTTGCTATGGTTTAGGGTGTGAAGCATGTAATTGGACTGGGAAGCTGTACTCTATATCTATAGAGGAGCTCGTGGCAGAACCTTTAAGGCAGCTTTTTGACGGTGTTGAAGCTAAGTTCCATGGAGCTGGAAGGGAGGATGTAGACGTCAGGGTTTTAGGTAATGGTAGGCCCTTCATAGTTGAAGTTAAGCAGCCTAAGAAGCGTTTCCTAAACCTTGAGGGGGTAGCTAAAAAGATTAATGAAGGGGCGGGAGGGAAGATTGAGGTTTTCAACTTGAGGTTTTCAAGCAGAAGTGAAGTTAGGAGGCTTAAGGTCATGGCCAAGGTAACGGAGAAAAGCTACGTAGCAATAGTTAGGCTGGAAAAGCCTATCTCTGAAAACGAGGTTAGGGTACTAGAGCAGGAGTTATCAGGGACGTTTATACGGCAGAGAACACCTTTAAGGGTTCTTCATAGAAGGGCCGATAAGGTTCGAGTTAAAAAAGTACATGAATTTAAAGTAGGCGAGCAAAATGATAAGGAACTAAAATTAAACATCAGATGTCAAGGAGGACTATACGTAAAAGAATTCATTACCGGTGACGAAGGCAGAACTGAACCTAGTGTAGCTGAGAAGCTTAAACAGAAGGTCGAGGTCGTTGACTTGTACGTTGTTGACGTTAAAGAAGCACTATGA
- a CDS encoding DUF655 domain-containing protein, whose product MFSSKRLFEEYAYILDFLPHGYSMGHGPLHLRRPLAQAIGEEFFTLLELIPKEGVTLTPGERVFIGKGVRDKIDHISRRITYADLTPIAKGEVERVIENVVKSNEARFIAFFNTAQPITTRMHSLSLLPSIGRRRVWEILNERKKSPFKSFKDVEERVKLKDVSSIIVKRILLELQGGEKYYLFVRGVAPTVK is encoded by the coding sequence TTGTTTAGCTCAAAAAGGTTATTTGAAGAGTATGCATACATTCTGGACTTTTTACCTCACGGGTACTCAATGGGTCATGGACCACTTCACTTAAGGAGGCCTTTAGCTCAAGCCATAGGTGAAGAGTTTTTCACGTTATTAGAGTTAATACCCAAGGAAGGGGTAACATTAACTCCAGGTGAAAGGGTCTTTATAGGTAAAGGCGTAAGAGACAAAATAGATCATATAAGTAGAAGAATTACGTACGCTGATTTAACGCCGATAGCTAAAGGAGAGGTAGAGAGGGTTATAGAAAATGTAGTTAAGAGTAATGAAGCGAGGTTCATTGCGTTCTTTAATACCGCTCAACCTATAACTACAAGAATGCATTCTTTGTCTCTTCTGCCGTCAATAGGTAGGAGGAGGGTTTGGGAAATTTTAAATGAGCGTAAGAAGTCGCCGTTTAAAAGCTTTAAAGACGTGGAAGAGAGAGTGAAATTAAAGGACGTTAGTAGTATAATAGTTAAGAGGATCCTGCTGGAGCTACAAGGTGGTGAGAAGTATTATTTATTCGTACGTGGGGTTGCTCCAACTGTCAAATAG
- a CDS encoding 50S ribosomal protein L21e, producing the protein MPKSKGLRRRMRKLASKHPKERGMYGLSKLIQKYEPGQKVAICIDPTYISSAPHKRYQGLSGTVVGRRGRAYIIEVYTGRKKRKLMVNLEHLKPLAS; encoded by the coding sequence GTGCCGAAAAGTAAAGGGCTTAGAAGAAGGATGCGAAAACTTGCATCAAAGCATCCTAAGGAGCGCGGTATGTATGGCCTCAGTAAGCTTATTCAGAAATACGAACCTGGTCAAAAGGTGGCCATTTGTATAGACCCAACTTACATTAGCTCAGCCCCTCATAAGCGTTACCAAGGGCTCTCAGGAACCGTCGTAGGGAGAAGGGGCAGAGCGTACATAATCGAGGTTTACACTGGCCGTAAGAAGCGTAAACTTATGGTTAATCTAGAACATTTAAAACCATTAGCATCATAG